In the Ochotona princeps isolate mOchPri1 chromosome 14, mOchPri1.hap1, whole genome shotgun sequence genome, TGTATTTGTAGGAGAAAATGGAAAAGTGTTTGTGCTCTGATCACAATATCAGGCAGGATTCCAGAAATTAGATGGCCTATAAGTAGTAGAAAGTGTGACTATTGAGTTGTGGGTAcaacattttatacattttacatgatttaattttagaaataacCTTCATTGAGATACACGTTCCATGCAGTAAAATCTACTAACTTTAAGTGCATAGTCCATAAAGTCAGTTAAACACCAGCATAGTCATGATATAGAACATGATATAGCCCCAAAACATCATAGTCATGATATAGAGCGTTTACATCCCCAAAGTTCCCCAGTGTTCTTTTGTAGTCAGTCCATTCCACTACCCACAGTTATCTACTTTCTGTTGTATAAACTTTAGTTTCCCTCTCTTGTTTTAGATTTCCACATGATTGGGATGGTAGGGTACATTGTATTTTGGGTGTGTCTTTCATTGTTAGCATGTTTTGAGTCATCGCTGCTAAAGTGTGTATTAGGAATTGATGCCCGTTAATTGCCCCTTAGTCTTCCATTGTATAGATATCCTAAAATTGATTTATCCTTAAGACTTAAACATTAGAAAacctgtataatggagactaaatATTAGGAAGTGATGATGCATTGCagtatgaaactgttaaatacatcttgacaataggatattggacTTTCTACAGTTGTCTGTACCTGTAActccatgatacacttaaatagtagaatgttggCCTTTTGACTATTGATAAAGGgatatactattttaataatatggggggaaatgaaAAGAAGGAGGATggcaagggaggaaggagaggggaagtGGGGATCCCTATACCTAGCAAACTGTATCATGGATTTTATaaataaagtattaaaaaatatTACCATGTCTTTAGTTGTTTCAGAAGTATCAAATTGTCTGAAAGGTTTTTAAGTGGAAACTCTCAGTTGCaaacttcctttgcttttttttcttaaaaaaaaaaggtgccccTGACAGTGATCCATTGTGAATACCACACAAACCCATCCCTAAGCTTAAGCCACTGTTTGAGAATCACTGCACCAGACGGTACTTACTTCTGTCACAATGATCTTTAGAAAAATCCCAGGCCTTTTTCCTTTTGATGGTTCCTAACTCCCTTCAACCAGTTTATCCCTGGCTATACTAACACAGGTAGCTGTTCTTAACAACAAGCTTGTCAGCTCCTTATAAAACATCCACTTGCGCTCTTGCTACACATTCTCCATTTGTGAACATGAGCGCACTAGAAGATCTTGATCGAATCAATGCTCATTTCTTTGGAAAGAACTGTGACAAGTCATATTGCCTGAGTTGTCTTGCCAGGGAGATTCCTGTTTGAGTGTAGTTTTAGATATGCGTCCGCTCGTGAAACACAAATTCTCTGCACAGATGTTGAATTGTTCTGCTGTGTGGGGACAAATCGCTGTCTCAATCACAACCATAAATGAAGCCTCCCTTTTATGATTGGGTTCTAACTCTTGCCCATCTGAGTCTCTTCCACCGATAGTAAGTGGTTTAACAAAATAGTATTGTAGCATTGACAGCTACTTGGGACTAGTAGATGATCGTTAAGGTATGGTTTCAGAAATAGCAATGGGCATTGTAATGGGCCAGGAGAAAGGAGGAACAGACAGGACAGTGCTGTGTTGTTGGGAGAGGGGGAGCGGGGCGGTGATGGAAGTAAGATGCCTCAGGTGGGTTTGAGTTGTTGCTCTGGTTTCTAGACTTACTTTAACACCAGAGGCTGCCATCTGTGTCAGTACATTTTTGACATGCAGATTTAGGTACAGGCTACCAAGGAAGAGCATCAGGAACAAACGTGTGACTGTGCACTGCTCAGATTGGGGTCCAGCTTGAGAAACACCACGGCAATCCATCTCTCCACTCTTCACCTTTGATTTCTCATCTCACAATGTTCTACGCAGTCCAGAGAGCTTTGATAATAGTGTTGTGGTAACATAATGTCTGTGAAATCACCACATATTTTTCTATTTACCTGTAACACCAGAATCCCCCTATTTGAAAATGACAATTGCAAAATTCCGGAATCCTCTGGAGTTGCTGTGCGCCAACATCATGATGTGATTGTTCTAAGCTCTGTGGACACTCACATACATGAACCCTATAAAGAACAGCACAAGCTTGTCCgagcttctctttttaaaaataaagaaaaatcattcaAGTAGATGACACATTTCTACTTAATAAAATCAGTAGTAATGATTTTGACCCAGAAGGAACATTTTACCAAAGACTGAGGAAAATCTTTGCCACAGTCAAAAGAATGCTGCTCCTTCTAGCCTCATCCTGTTCCACTTAGTGTAATATCTTAGTGTAATACCTAGAATTGTTAGAACtaggaagggtttttttttcaaaatttttaccttgcaccttttttgaatttttttttaaagattttattcattttattacagccagatatacagagagaaggagagacagagaggaagatcttccgtccaatgattcactccccaagtgagccgcaacgggccggtgcgcaccgatacgatgccgggaaccaggaacctcttccgggtctcccacgcgggtgcagtgtcccaatgcattgggccgtcctcgactgctttcccaggccacaagcagggagctggatgggaagtggagctgctaggattagaaccggcgcccatatgggatcccggggctttcaaggcgaggactttagccgctaggtcacgccgccgggccccctttcttgaattttttaaacaagTATTTATTTGCGTTTTTAATctaaagggcagagagagagagcgagagcgcacACAGTAAACcaagagagaccttctatccattggttcacacggAACATGCATGCAACAAccacagtgaagccaggagcccaggagtcaACCTGGGTCTCCTGCAGGAGTGTTGGGGATACAAGTGCTCAGATTGTAATCTGCCATCCCCCAGCatgagcattagcaaggagctatgACTACTGATGATTGTAAAATCTATTCTTGCTGACCTTTACACTAAAGGGTAAGATCCCATGTGGCATgtccttcagttttgtttttgtttcacattttctCCTGATTGGGTAGAGGATGTAAATTCTTGACTAGTCTACCACCAAAGTGGCACTGTACCCCTCCCTGGGTAGCTTATCACGAGACCCATGCTGTTGTGACTTCCACCAGTCACATTAACTGATCATTCGTTGCAGCTGGCATCTTTTAGAATCTCTGTTGTCCAGTTCTGCTTTGTTGTCCTTTTTGATTGAAAAGTGCTATGTCATTTTGGTTTAATGCTTGCTTAAACTGATTCGTGGAGCAAGTGtcactcacacagagtaccaaaGTGTCGTGTCCTGCCACCCTAAAAAATGATGGAGTCATTATTTCAGTGAATAAATTTCTCTCAATCCTTGCTGAAATGGATTGCCCAATGTTACTGTGCAGGATTTTTAAGTCCTACCTCCAGGCGAATCTCATAGTTACTAGCAAAAATGAAAGTGTGAAATGctttttaatgtatatttaacAACACTGCTGATTACTGATGTGTAGTCTCTGTGGACTCCATGGACTATCAGAGGAGGGTGCTGAGACAACTTTCCACACATTTATTCTATCTAAACCCATCAcatgtttacttttcaaatatctATGACTACCATTGATAAAAGGATCATAAAAAGTCAGCGACTTCAAGTCTAACTCTGGCTTTGAAGTGTGAGGAAAGGTATGATTACTTTTTACAAGCAAGATCTTCCTTACTGCACCTTGTGAAAATGTCTTCTCTCAAATGGGACTAGAATAtagtcatttaaaagaaaaaaaaagatgcagtttAGTGTTGGAACTAAGTGGAGTAATGCTACTTGATTCATCTTTTTGATTCAAAAATTCATATAACTTCTATTTAAAGGACTTTTCAACATTGAATTCAGTATCATGTCTGTTTGTGTTAAAGAAGTAAATTTTGCAAAATGCACTGAATTTGTTCTTAGGGTGTCACTGTATAATAAGGATTAAggtacctttttttttcatttatactgGGTTGCACAGCCAGAGTTCACGTCTTACACTAATATATGGTAAGTAGTTGCCTAGTATATAGATCATTGTTGTTAAAATAGCAGTACTGAAGGCGTGTTAGATCACAGAGCCCCAGTGGTCTCCATTGTGTTTGCTTTGACATTATTAAACTCAATCTGTTTCTCTAACTGTGACTCTAATGACTACATTTGCATGGCAGAGAAGTTTGCTTTGTGGGTTGACTTTTATTAACAGTGCTTGCATGTTGTTTTCTGCTCCTGTTCTCAGTGTTTCATGAGCAGCCAGAGCACCTTCAACTGCATTGAATAATTATGCACAATCAATAAGCTTTTGTGTTTgtctttgttgtttctttgatGTGGCCTGTAGGATGCTGCCGGCAAGGTACTGGACCGTTGGGCCATCATGTCTCGAGAAGAGGAAATCATCACCCTTCAGCAGTTCCTGCGGTTTGGAGAAACCAAATCCATCGTGGAGCTGATGGCAATTCAGGAGAAAGAAGGGCAGGCCGTGGCTGTGCCATCTTCAAAGACAGACTCAGATATAAGGACTTTCATTGAGAGCAATAATCGCACCAGGAGTCCCAGCCTCCTTGCTCACTTAGAGAACAGCAATCCTTCCAGCATTCATCACTTCGAAAACATCCCAAACAGCCTTGCATTTCTGCTGCCATTCCAGTACATAAACCCCGTGTCAGCCCCTCTCCTGGGGTTGCCTCCCAATGGGCTTCTgttagagcaaccaggactgagGCTGCGGGAGCCCAGCCTGTCCACCCAGAATGAATATAATGAGAGCAGTGAATCTGAAGTGTCTCCGACACCCTATAAGAATGATCAGACACCCAACAGAAACGCCCTGACCAGCATCACTAATGTGGAACCCAAAACCGAGCCAGCCTGTGTCTCCCCGATTCAAAATTCTGCCCCCGTCAGTGATCTGTCCAAAACGGAGCACCCAAAGAGCTCATTCCGGATTCACCGAATGAGAAGGATGGGATCAGCCTCTAGGAAAGGCAGGGTGTTCTGTAATGCGTGTGGGAAAACATTCTATGACAAAGGTACGCTGAAAATCCATTATAACGCTGTTCACCTGAAGATCAAACATCGCTGCACCATTGAAGGCTGCAACATGGTCTTCAGCTCCCTCCGAAGCCGTAATCGCCACAGTGCAAATCCCAACCCTCGCCTTCACATGCCCATGCTAAGGAATAACCGAGACAAAGATTTGATTCGTGCCACATCAGGAGCTGCCACTCCTGTCATAGCAAGTACAAAATCAAATCTCACTCTCACAAGTCCTGGCCGGCCCCCAATGGGTTTTACCACTCCCCCACTAGACCCTGTCTTACAGAATCCTCTCCCTAGCCAGCTGGTGTTTTCTGGGCTAAAGACTGTACAACCAGTTCCTCCATTTTATAGAAGTTTACTCACCCCTGGGGAGATGGTGAGtcctcccacttcccttccaaccaGCCCCATCATTCCAACCAGTGGTACCATAGAGCAGCACCCCCCACCACCCTCTGAGCCAGTAGTGCCAGCCGTGATGATGGCCACCCATGAGCCCAGTGCCGACCTGGCACCCAAGAAAAAGCCCAGGAAGTCAAGCATGCCTGTGAAGATCGAGAAGGAAATCATTGACACTGCTGATGAGTTTGACGATGAAGATGATGACCCCCATGATGGCGGAGCTGTGGTCAACGACATGAGCCATGACAATCATTGCCACTCCCAAGAGGAGATGAGCCCAGGCATGTCTGTGAAGGACTTTTCTAAGCACAACAGGCCCCGGTGCATTTCAAGGACTGAAATAAGAAGGGCTGACAGCATGACTTCAGAGGACCAAGAGCCCGAGCGAGACTATGAAAATGAGTCTGAGTCTTCCGAACCCAAACTGGGTGAGGAGTCCATGGAAGGGGATGAACACATCCATAGTGAGGTGAGCGAAAAGGTCCTGATGACCAGTGAGAGGCCAGAGGAGAACCACACAGAACCCTCTCACGAGGACGTTATCAAAGTCAAAGAAGAGTTCACAGATCCCACGTATGACATGTTTTACATGAGCCAGTATGGACTGTACAATGGTGGTGGGGCCAGCATGGCTGCCCTGCACGACAGTTTTACATCATCCCTGAATTATGGCAGCCCTCAGAAGTTCTCCCCAGAAGGGGACCTGTGTTCTAGCCCAGACCCCAAAATCTGTTACGTGTGCAAGAAGAGTTTCAAAAGCTCCTACAGCGTGAAGCTTCACTACAGGAACGTTCACTTGAAAGAGATGCATGTGTGCACGGTGGCTGGCTGCAATGCTGCCTTCCCCTCTCGCCGCAGCAGAGACAGGTCAGTAAATCTCCATGGGCTGCTCctgctgggggtggagggtgCTGGTTTCAGGCATGTTggatttaacatttaaaaaaaaatccaactgagATGTTTCTTATGCACAATGATCATGAGATGACTAAGCTGCCTTGCTTATGAAGGGTTGTTGCGATTGGTGCTTGCCATAATTAAGCATGCAGAGTCATATGCCACCTGACCCAGTCATGCACGCCATTCTTCTCTGTTtgctgtgtacatgtgtgtgtaagtgtgtgtttcCATGCATTGAGCGTGAATCCATTAACCATATATACAGTTCCCTGCTTCCCCACAAACGTTCACTTAGAAGCCacagcttctttttttatttatatatatatatatttgaagtaGAATTCTGCTTTGCCTTGTGGCTTTTTTAATTAAATCGGTATATTATcttcatacacacatatttatccAATATAGAAACAGAAATTTACGGATGGAAAGACCCATAGGTCCAGGACATCGAGACAGCCTGCATCTCCGTAGGTATAACCAGAAATGTTATCATTCCTTACATAAGTATACAGTGTGTCATTGCATTCTTTCAGAATCATGAAAATATCTGAGGAAAATGAGACCAAAGTTCTTGCTGCTCTGGGGAGAGGGTTTGGTGGTGAGGGCTTCTTGTTTCGCTTCGCAGAACCTTTGAGCATATCTCTGAAAGACAGGCTATCATGGGAATCACACACGGACAGGCACGTATGCATCTACATTCAGGATCCATTAGACTCGATTAGGGGCAGCCTGCAGATGACTTCACAGCCTCGCTATGCAGCTATGGCTCTGCAACACTTGGGCTTAAACAGAAGCAGCTGGCTCAAACCCTTCTGTGTTCTGTATGAATCCTAAAGAAAACTGAATATAAGTGGTCTGTGCCAAGGCGCACAGTGCTGGGTACCAGTTATTCTGCACTCACAGGGATGAGCTTGTGAGCACGTCGCTCCCAGTACACACCAGCCCATCTCAACTCACACACCAGGTAATTTGTTTTTCCGTATTCTCAGATGTGATCTTTGGTTCTACAGTGACTCTTAAAGATATTTGTAGGGAAAATTCCATTAAACATTTGTAGGGAAAAGAAGATTAAAAATGAGATAGTGATTACCAGCTAGGTAGAGCACTCTGACAAAGTAATATGTAATCCAGATACTCCTGAGAAGGAGGGACCAGTCTGTTGACTGCTCTGGTTTGTTATCATATTTGAAAAAATCaatcccttttaaaataaaaaaatatatatttttcccttCCACTGAATGAAAAGGGACCTAATCAACCTATAAAAGCAAACTAGGAAAACTAAATGGCTTTCTTTTAGAACTTACCAACTGCTTTGAGAAGAGCACTGTCTTATTAATAATGTCCCCACCCAATTTACCTTGTTCTGTAGAGATGGTTTGCAGTCACAATTTGTTTGCTGTCCCAGCTTCTCACATACAGTGGCTAAATACATCAGATAAGATAGCTTTACTTTCAACAGTAAAATGTCATATTATACTTAATCTCCCTCATGTTTGTAATATCCATTCTTTTACATTTGAAATAATGTACTAGTGATAATGAGGTTAATGCATTAGATTTTTTTCTACGCAAAAAAATAGAAGACTCTTGAAAACTTGCATATAATATTTATGGAAATGGAGTGTTTGAAGACAAGCCAAAGTGTAAGCTTATTTGCATGAATTCCTATAACAGTTTTAGTTGGTTTGCTGCAAATACTGCAGGTTGTAACGCTGGAATAAATAGCTGTGGGACCAAAGAGCTTCAGCCCTGGAACTCTGTGCTTTCATTTATGTCAAACTCCTGGAAAGCACAAGTGAGTGTGTGTTTACGTTCCCGTACAGACGGTGGTGGAGGACCAAGGCTTTGTCTGAGGAACAATATTTATTGATGGTAGAGGAATGTATCAGTCTATATATTCTAAGGTTGGCAACTGGCCAATCGTGGAGAAATTTAGATCAGTGTCCATGCAGCACAGATGGGCCCCAGGTGTGTCCAGTCACACCAATGATAGCAAAACTTCAGAAGACATTTGTGCAAAATATCAcacttcctgattttttttaattttggaaatttgCCTTGATACATGAAGAAAATCTAATTGAAAAAAAGTATTACAGAATGAATAACTTTTGGTTCACATCTGAaactgtgcttaaaaaaaaactcagttcttTAAACCCTTGGGTTAGAAGTTTTTAGAGAAACTCTTCATCCTTTCATTTTTGACATCTTTCTTTCCCTGGCAGGGGAGTGTTTGTTCTTATTGAGTCTCTGACTTGAACTCCTATCATGGTGCGAGCTGCGCTGCCACCAGTGCCTGCAGACAGTGCTGCGTGCGTGCAGGCTCTGCACTCAGCAGGCGGGCGGCAGAAGCACAGTTTGATTCTCCTGCCTTGCTCTTGTCATCATCTCCTTCACAGATGTCAGCCTGTAACAGTGCTACCTTCTTCACAGGGCTCTTGGATCCCATTCCGATCCATCTCTTAGACCTCTCTTCGGTCCTCTTCACTGCCTCTGTGTCAGTCACAAGCCAGGAAGCTTATGCCTGGTTTATTTCTCCCTACAAGCCACTATGAAGCAAAGCTAAGTTTTATCACCTTGACGTAACAGGCCTTCCCAATTGGAGACCCTCCTGTGTCTCATCTCACACCTTCAGACCCGTAATTTCCACTGCCCAGGGTCCTCATCTTATTCACTCTTCATGGTGTTTTCCATGTGCACTAATAGAGGGGGTTCTGAGTAGGGACAGAAATGTGTAGGACTACAGGGATTGCTAGGACTATAGGGATTGCTGTCTGAGCTAAGGCTGTCAGAACTCCCCTGTCTTCCTCCTGCTTATCGAAGCAGCCATCATATCTTCAGCATTGCAGCACCTTAAGGGAGTTCCACACACAGACTTCCCTGGGCTCCTTCCAAGAGGGCTATCCCTGAGGAAGTTATAGCTTTGGTCTCCAGAGAAGCATGTTAGTAAGGTGGAAGTAAAAATATGTTAAACACTGCATTATAAGTTCCGTTGCTCATGAACAAAGATTCCCAGGCAATTGCTTATGGCCTTTCTACAGTTTTTACATCaagttgaagatttttttatttgaaacattacaAGCAATATGTTCTTTGTctaaagtgacagagaagagagagaaaagcacaAGCAAAGTTTGTTACCACTGAGGATGCTAAGGAGTAGGATCAAAGCTGTCCTTGCTCTGTGGCTGTAAATGGGCACTTTAATAAATAAACAGCCCAGAGGATCGTTCTCTATGATGACAAAGAGCAAGGTAAGGAACACCAAGTGCCAAGTTAGAGTCCTCTAACTCACAAGGTTAGAGCCATCGTTATTCAGAGTGATAGAAGCGAAATGCAAACAATTTTCTCTATAGAAAACCCTGAAAGTAAAGTGATGGCACTAGGATGGCAAGAGTGCCCTGGCAACCTCGCGTACTGTTACATCAGGTCCAGCATTAGGCTAACTCACTTATCAATCCCTCAAATGTTTGGCGATGCAGAAGCTGTTCTGTTGGTGAATAGCTGCTGGCCCACTGTTCTGCAGTATATGCATGAAGTACTCCTGAGGAGGATGGGTGATACTtggcctggcacctgctgtcTTCACAAAGTCAACATTTCTGAAGACAAGATCATGATCAGAATTAACTGGACTTGGCAGAGCCTTGGTCATCTCTTGTCTTTTGGAAGTTGGATCCAGAGGAAGGTTGACTAGCTGTAAGTCACTTGTATTTAAAGGAAGACTCTTTGGATTTTGTTCAGGGGAAATAAACTGTAGTCTTCTGTAGCTTTTTGTATCACTTCCTACAATGTCAGTTTCTACTCAGATCAATTTTAGTGATTGGCAGTTCcaaaattcatgtaaaatgaaGTCTCCATGCTTAAAACTCACTGATCTATTTAGAAAGATGtattttcctgcttttttatCCTGTGTGAGTTTCACCAGCCCTAATCCTGTCTTCTCCAGCTAGTGGCCATTAGTTGTCAAGATTTGTCTTGAATTTGATCAGAAAGGTAAGCGTGTATGCTGGCTCTTCAACATGATTCAGCCACTTGAGTAAGTTTTAACACAAACTAATATTTGCTTAGGgtgatttataaataaatataaagcaaCCATTGGTGCCAAGTGTGAAGCTTCTCTTTGATTGCCAGTTAAGTCAGTCCAGATTGAAACATGTAAACTTCTTGATTTGTATGGAGTAAGACATCTGTATTTGGTTTATTAAAACCTGCTGATGTCTCCAGAACTAATTTTGTTCCTACATAGGCCTCTGGGTAGCTGTAACTAAAAAGCAGAGATGTCTAGTTTTTGCTTGTCTTATTACCTGACTTTCAGCCCTGTACAGGTGTGCAGGAATAAATTAACATGAGTTACCTCTGATGAGCCACTGCATACATTATCAAGAGAGGTGAGGGTGTGAAAACATGTTACCTGCCTCCTGTTATCACCTGTTCAAGCAGAGCAACATCCATTTTTTCCATCATTCTCTGTATTTGGAAACTTATAAAGAACTTCTCAATAAATACACATGATTTTACCAGGCAATATCTCCAAGAAATGAGCCACTTAGCACCAATTTGAGATAACTATTAGTATATTTGCCCTAATATAATTAGCTGTCAAACACAGTGTGATAATCCTTTCCCAACTTTGAGAGGCATCAGCTGTTTCGTTTCTTGTACTTTTGCCAATCAAACCACATCTCTCCATTTCCAATATTCTTTTATAAAGTGAAGTTGTGCAggtcctctgattttttttaagccaaGGAGGAGATTTTCTCTCTACGGCTCTACTTGGTTTCACAATAGAGCCGGCAGATCAATAGGCCTTTTGTACTTATCTCCATTACTTTCCatcaaaagcaagcaaacaaaataaatccccCTCCAGAGTAATTGCTGGTTGTGTCCTCCCCAAGCAAAACTTTGGTAGTAAGATAAACTTCAGTGTCATTCCTGTCCCTGGGGTTCTTTTTATACACTGAGAGAAGAGCAATGAGCAAACCGGTCTCCTTGTGTCGTGGGGAGAGGCTCTGTCAGGCCTAAAGTGAGCCTCGGATCTTGCTAATGACCTCCTGCTGGCCCAGCTGGATACACGACAAGCTCATTTAAGCCCCCTCTGACCCTCACTCATCCACGACAAGAGCCACAAAACTGTGCACCACATAGACAACAAAGCATGATGGTTCCCAAATAACTTCCCTTCCATGATGCAAaccgttttttttttaagagtgtttGCTGATGCAGTCCCCTATGGCTGTTTAACTCCTTTTGCACAAACACAATGCTCCacatttgttactttttaaatgcttatttattttcatctgcttgaaaagcagaacaacacacacacacacacatgcacagagaaatcttccactcgctggttcactctaaatgcccacagcaaccaggactgggctaactaaagtcgggagccagaaactccacctggtCACCCATATGAATGGTGGCAAGCCAAGCATTTTGGCTGTCATCTACGGCTTCCCAAGATGCATAAGAGGAGAGCTGGCTGGGTACCCGAagtgctaggacttgaactgacactccttTGTAAGAcgctggtgtcccaagtggcagctttaaggtgctgcaccacaatgcccactaCAGGACTTTGACAACCCATAGAAACATGGTCTTCTTTATGCCATCATTATCTTGAAAATCCAGGAAATAGGAACAGAACTCAGACTGTACAAGAGTTGTCACCCTCATTTTCACCTCTATCCTGCGCATTATCATCTGTCTGACCCTCCAACAGACTTCACAGGTAAGAACCTGTCTCAGATGTACTCATTTGAGGAAGTTATTTTGGTGGATAATCTTCTCCTTGGGTAAACAGATCATTCTGCACCAAAAGAGGGTGGTATAGACTGCCCACGAGCGCTGGGGTCCCTGTCACAAAGTGGTAAAATCCACTCTCTGGAAAAGGCTTCTGCAGCTCTCTTGCTAAAAAGGATCATtggactcttctttttttttaagatttatttatttttattggaaaggcagatatacagagaggaggagagacagagaggaagatcttccatccactgattcactccccaagtggccgcaaaggctgatgctgcgccagtccaaagccaggagctcttccaggtctcccacgtgggtgtagggtcccaaagctttgggccgtccttgactgctttcccaggccacaagctgggagctggatgggaaatggagcagccggaattagaacgagtgtccatacgggatcgcattgtgttcaaggcgaggactttagccgctacgctattgcaccaggccctcgaCTCTTCTTTATAAGCTTGAATTGAATACTTacagtatttgttcttttaagCCTTTTCAGAAATAATGTAATGTTTCTGCCATAAGACCTCAATGAGCTTCCGATAAATGAATATGGCAGAATATGAAAGGAGTTTACATTTGCCAAAAATTGTTGtgtcataaaaaaagaatttggtgaTTTTGATTGctggtgtgtgagtgtatgtgtgtgtgtgtgtgtgtgtgtgtgtgtgagagagagagagagagggagagagagagagagagagagagagagagcgaagggGG is a window encoding:
- the BNC2 gene encoding zinc finger protein basonuclin-2 gives rise to the protein MARFVPTPPPRSLACKSEDRLSEQDWPAPFKVPCFGVETSQAESEEAEVDVRERDTLRDREPKRTRDLTLRDSCTDNSMQFATRPTPAEPGFMGTWQNADTNLLFRMSQQVPLACAGRVLGADFCPNLEEPDQRLEVQAIRCTLVNCTCECFQPGKINLRTCDQCKHGWVAHALDKLSTQHLYHPTQVEIVQSNVVFDISSLMLYGTQAVPVRLKILLDRLFSVLKQEEVLHILHGLGWTLRDYVRGYILQDAAGKVLDRWAIMSREEEIITLQQFLRFGETKSIVELMAIQEKEGQAVAVPSSKTDSDIRTFIESNNRTRSPSLLAHLENSNPSSIHHFENIPNSLAFLLPFQYINPVSAPLLGLPPNGLLLEQPGLRLREPSLSTQNEYNESSESEVSPTPYKNDQTPNRNALTSITNVEPKTEPACVSPIQNSAPVSDLSKTEHPKSSFRIHRMRRMGSASRKGRVFCNACGKTFYDKGTLKIHYNAVHLKIKHRCTIEGCNMVFSSLRSRNRHSANPNPRLHMPMLRNNRDKDLIRATSGAATPVIASTKSNLTLTSPGRPPMGFTTPPLDPVLQNPLPSQLVFSGLKTVQPVPPFYRSLLTPGEMVSPPTSLPTSPIIPTSGTIEQHPPPPSEPVVPAVMMATHEPSADLAPKKKPRKSSMPVKIEKEIIDTADEFDDEDDDPHDGGAVVNDMSHDNHCHSQEEMSPGMSVKDFSKHNRPRCISRTEIRRADSMTSEDQEPERDYENESESSEPKLGEESMEGDEHIHSEVSEKVLMTSERPEENHTEPSHEDVIKVKEEFTDPTYDMFYMSQYGLYNGGGASMAALHDSFTSSLNYGSPQKFSPEGDLCSSPDPKICYVCKKSFKSSYSVKLHYRNVHLKEMHVCTVAGCNAAFPSRRSRDRHSANINLHRKLLTKELDDMGLDSSQPSLSKDLRDEFLVKIYGAQHPMGLDVREDASSPAGTEDSHLNGYGRGVAEDYMVLDLSTTSSLQSSSSIHSSRESDAGSDEGILLDDIDGASDSGESAHKAEPPALPGGLGAEVSGSLMFSSLAGSNGGIMCNICHKMYSNKGTLRVHYKTVHLREMHRCKVPGCNMMFSSVRSRNRHSQNPNLHKNIPFASVD